The genomic region ATAAGGCGTGCTCTCTCGTGCTCACCCCGCCGCGCGGCACCGTGTCGCGCTCACAAACCCCGCCGAAGATCTCACCGTCACAAAAACCGTCCTTTTCAGGGCGACAAAATCGTGTGATAAAGGTTTATTTCACTACATTCAGTGCCCATGGCAGTTGGTTTCTGTTCAGTTTCAGTAGTTAAATGGTTAAATGGACGTAATTTCACAGTGTGGCTGGAgaacaacgaaagaaatgtttaaaattaactcaAGCAATGTGTCTCAATGTGTGAAGTAACATCGCAAGTTTGGTAGGTTAAACGGGgcaaaccattttgcttcatatCAGGTATGTAGCTTTTTTCCGCTCATTTCTACCCGAACACatgcgttggtggtggtggccatgAAAAATGATGGGTTTTGATCATCGCGTTAAAAACGGCCAACGCTACGCGCTCTACAGGTAGGGAATTTAACAATGTAAACGACCAAAGCGTTCTTTTCCCCGTATGCCACACCGAGCCCCGTGAGGTAGACCGGCGCCTTTCTACGAACTCTCAGTGGGTCGTCGTGTTAAAAAACGAATCGGTCACATATCCGAGAATCAGAACCGTCGGTAGTGTATCgcgcatcaccaccaccactacgcgCGGTACACCATACCACTCGCTGTGTCGTTCCATCGGATATCGTTTCGGGCATGGGGAATGGGGTAAGAGAAGGAGAGGAGTAGTCAagtcgcatttttttttctctggcgTTTTTGGCGGCAAATGTGCCGGAGCGTCGGGAGAGCCACAAATGCTTAGTTTGATACGAATGAGCAGGAAATATATCTTTCTGGAACAGTTttggtggtcctgaaaaggaccgatTTTTGTGTTTGCCAACAAGCGGGGCTGTTCGCGCAGCTTAACCTCCGAAACCGTACAGGGTGCGTCCCTGGCGTTTCAGGGCGTACACGACGTCCATGGCGGTGACGGTCTTGCGCTTGGCGTGCTCGGTGTACGTCACGGCATCACGGATCACGTTCTCGAGGAACACTTTCAGCACACCGCGAGTTTCTTCGTAGATCAGGCCGGAAATACGCTTCAC from Anopheles coustani chromosome 3, idAnoCousDA_361_x.2, whole genome shotgun sequence harbors:
- the LOC131264258 gene encoding histone H4, which translates into the protein MTGRGKGGKGLGKGGAKRHRKVLRDNIQGITKPAIRRLARRGGVKRISGLIYEETRGVLKVFLENVIRDAVTYTEHAKRKTVTAMDVVYALKRQGRTLYGFGG